Proteins encoded by one window of Lathyrus oleraceus cultivar Zhongwan6 chromosome 1, CAAS_Psat_ZW6_1.0, whole genome shotgun sequence:
- the LOC127078688 gene encoding uncharacterized protein LOC127078688: protein MGTLVGHVAPGFGFLMIGLWHLFNNIKLHLQNPNTYISSPWFPSSKLKYLELFLIMVGTTSSISMELFIGPDRHQPFDPDGTIPSNHLHNFEHASISLTFFVYAVFAIILDKIENKSKSSLTQLLASIAFFQQFLLFHLHSSDHMGPEGQYHLLLQILIFVSFSTTLFGISMQKSFLVSFVRSLSIFFQGLWLMVMGFMLWTPSLISKGCFMNLEQGHKVVRCSDHESLHRAVALVNIMFSWFLILVTIFGVSFYLFLTKFFDENKVMYFSLGNIEEEEEVEKFNDDVENQKGSLVGNQKSFIHVGKKTFSPVDIER from the coding sequence ATGGGCACTCTAGTAGGACATGTTGCTCCTGGTTTTGGTTTCTTAATGATAGGTCTATGGCACCTTTTCAACAACATCAAACTCCATCTTCAAAATCCAAACACCTACATTTCATCACCATGGTTCCCATCATCAAAACTCAAATACCTTGAACTCTTCCTCATCATGGTAGGCACAACATCTTCAATCTCCATGGAGCTTTTCATTGGTCCCGACCGACACCAACCGTTCGACCCCGACGGAACAATCCCCTCAAACCATCTCCACAACTTCGAACACGCTTCGATCTCATTGACATTCTTCGTCTACGCCGTCTTCGCGATCATCCTCGATAAAATCGAAAACAAATCAAAATCTTCCTTAACTCAATTACTAGCTTCCATAGCTTTTTTTCAACAATTTCTTCTCTTTCATCTCCATTCATCTGATCACATGGGACCAGAAGGACAATATCATCTTCTCCTACAGATTCTTATCTTTGTGTCCTTTTCAACAACTCTTTTCGGAATCTCCATGCAAAAAAGCTTCTTGGTTAGCTTCGTGAGATCTTTGAGTATATTTTTTCAAGGCTTGTGGCTTATGGTTATGGGGTTCATGCTTTGGACACCAAGTTTGATTTCAAAAGGATGTTTTATGAATCTTGAACAAGGTCATAAAGTTGTGAGATGTTCTGATCATGAATCACTTCATCGTGCGGTTGCACTTGTTAATATCATGTTTAGTTGGTTTTTAATTCTTGTCACCATTTTCGGTGTTTCTTTCTATTTGTTTTTGACTAAATTCTTCGATGAAAATAAGGTCATGTATTTCTCGTTGGGGAAtattgaagaagaagaagaagttgaaAAGTTTAATGATGACGTGGAAAATCAAAAGGGAAGCTTAGTTGGCAACCAAAAGAGCTTTATTCATGTGGGGAAAAAAACTTTTTCACCTGTTGATATTGAAAGGTAG